The Bacteroidales bacterium genome has a window encoding:
- a CDS encoding PaaI family thioesterase gives MSKKYFIKNPFNDIPNYSCFGCASDNEHGLQMSFYEEGEYMISVWEPKSYFCGYNDVLHGGIQATLCDELASWTVYVKCNRSGVTSRLTMKYKKPVLIEKGNITLKSKITEIKRDRFVTIEIKLYDGTGELCAEGETIFWMFTKDESVDSYGFPENGMERVEVIDDL, from the coding sequence ATGAGTAAAAAATATTTCATTAAAAACCCGTTTAACGATATTCCAAATTATTCTTGTTTTGGTTGTGCTTCGGACAATGAGCACGGATTGCAGATGTCTTTTTATGAAGAAGGTGAATATATGATTTCGGTTTGGGAGCCGAAATCATATTTCTGTGGTTATAATGATGTCTTGCATGGAGGTATTCAGGCAACTTTATGCGATGAACTTGCAAGTTGGACTGTATATGTAAAATGTAATAGGTCAGGAGTTACTTCCCGACTGACAATGAAGTATAAAAAACCTGTACTTATTGAAAAAGGAAATATCACTCTTAAATCTAAAATTACAGAAATCAAACGCGATAGATTCGTAACAATTGAGATTAAACTTTATGATGGGACAGGAGAACTTTGTGCCGAAGGTGAAACAATTTTCTGGATGTTTACTAAGGATGAATCTGTTGATAGTTATGGTTTTCCGGAAAATGGAATGGAAAGAGTGGAAGTAATTGATGATTTATAG
- a CDS encoding ABC transporter permease, whose translation MKLSEPNKRVLKKLWKNKLTVVSASYIFLCIIIAVFAYQIIPDKTKNANTQNIEIAIKKPGFRVDMLIIDSVVHIPLSEYKKSNDTLYYTSYDGDKGFTTSTNYKIEKKKYIFGTDKFGRDVFSRLILGTRISLSIGIIAVVLSLLIGVFFGSLAGYFRGRVDSVIMWLINVVWSIPSVLLVIAISFALGRGFWQVFVAVGLSLWVDVARLVRGQVISIKEQEYIDSAKTLGFKTSRIIMKHILPNLIGPLLVISASNFASAILLEAGLSFLGIGVQPPMASWGTMIKESYAYLILGDPYLSILPGIAIVLMVLAFMLLGNGLRDALDVK comes from the coding sequence TTGAAATTAAGCGAGCCAAACAAGCGGGTACTGAAAAAATTATGGAAGAACAAGTTAACGGTTGTTTCGGCCTCTTATATTTTTTTATGTATAATAATTGCCGTTTTCGCTTATCAAATCATTCCAGACAAAACTAAAAACGCTAATACACAAAATATTGAAATAGCCATAAAGAAACCCGGCTTTAGAGTTGATATGCTTATAATTGACTCGGTTGTTCATATTCCATTAAGCGAATACAAAAAATCAAATGATACTTTATATTATACTTCTTATGATGGAGATAAAGGATTTACGACTTCCACTAATTATAAGATTGAAAAGAAAAAATATATTTTCGGTACTGATAAGTTCGGCAGAGATGTTTTCAGCAGGTTGATTTTGGGCACAAGAATAAGTTTATCTATCGGAATTATCGCTGTAGTATTATCACTTCTGATAGGTGTTTTCTTCGGATCATTAGCAGGTTATTTCAGAGGAAGAGTAGATTCTGTGATAATGTGGCTTATAAACGTAGTTTGGTCGATTCCTTCGGTTTTATTAGTTATTGCCATAAGTTTTGCATTGGGACGAGGATTTTGGCAGGTATTTGTTGCTGTCGGGTTAAGTTTATGGGTTGATGTTGCGCGATTGGTTCGCGGACAAGTTATTTCAATTAAGGAACAGGAATATATAGACAGTGCAAAAACATTAGGGTTTAAAACAAGCAGAATAATAATGAAACATATCTTGCCTAATTTAATTGGCCCACTACTTGTTATATCTGCCAGCAATTTTGCAAGTGCAATTTTGTTGGAAGCCGGATTAAGTTTTCTCGGAATTGGCGTTCAACCTCCTATGGCATCATGGGGAACAATGATAAAAGAAAGCTATGCTTATTTAATTCTCGGAGATCCTTACCTCTCTATACTTCCAGGAATAGCAATAGTTTTGATGGTATTGGCATTTATGTTACTCGGCAATGGATTGCGTGATGCTCTTGATGTTAAATAA
- a CDS encoding ATP-binding cassette domain-containing protein yields the protein MDIEITNLTKKYGTQKAVDNISFKVKTGEVLGFLGPNGAGKTTTMKIITTYFSPTSGDVTVGNYSVTKEPEKVKPLIGYLPESNPLYQDMAIIDYLRYSALLQGVKKSELDNRLIEMISICGLEREKHKNINELSKGYKQRVGLAQALIHDPEVLILDEPTSGLDPNQIIEIRELIKRIGKEKTVILSSHILAEVEATCDRILIINKGKIVADGSPSELRNRAHDAEILTIKIEDGETNEIHRILMELPTVYSVDIIEGRENTFEIRSNKDCSSKRDIFYTCVKNNWILTEMVGIETKLEDIFRELTSN from the coding sequence ATGGACATAGAAATTACCAATTTGACGAAGAAATACGGCACACAAAAAGCTGTCGACAATATTTCTTTCAAAGTTAAGACAGGAGAAGTTCTCGGATTTTTAGGTCCGAATGGTGCGGGGAAAACTACAACCATGAAGATTATTACAACTTACTTCTCTCCTACCTCGGGAGATGTCACTGTCGGTAATTATTCTGTTACAAAAGAACCCGAAAAAGTGAAACCGTTAATCGGATATTTACCTGAAAGCAATCCGCTTTACCAAGACATGGCAATTATTGATTATCTTCGTTACTCCGCTCTATTACAAGGTGTAAAGAAAAGTGAATTAGATAACAGATTGATTGAAATGATTAGCATTTGCGGACTTGAACGTGAAAAACACAAAAACATCAATGAGTTATCTAAAGGTTACAAACAACGCGTAGGATTAGCGCAAGCATTAATTCATGACCCTGAAGTTTTAATCTTAGATGAACCTACTTCCGGTTTGGATCCGAATCAGATTATTGAAATCCGCGAACTTATCAAAAGAATAGGAAAAGAAAAAACAGTTATTTTAAGTTCTCATATTCTTGCGGAAGTTGAAGCTACTTGCGACAGAATCTTGATTATCAACAAAGGTAAGATCGTGGCCGACGGCAGTCCCAGCGAATTAAGAAACCGCGCGCATGACGCCGAAATTCTTACTATTAAAATTGAAGACGGCGAAACAAATGAAATTCACAGAATATTAATGGAACTACCGACCGTTTACTCTGTTGATATAATTGAAGGAAGAGAAAACACTTTCGAAATACGTTCAAATAAAGATTGTTCATCCAAACGCGACATATTTTATACTTGCGTAAAAAACAATTGGATACTGACTGAAATGGTGGGTATTGAAACTAAATTAGAAGATATTTTCCGCGAATTAACCAGTAATTAA
- a CDS encoding ABC transporter permease → MNKTWILTHKELKAFFDSLIAYILIVIFLGFTGFFTWLPSGADIFFQGQANLNSFFSICFWSLFFFIPLITMRSLAEENRSGTIELLLTKPISDWQVVLSKYLSALILICTALLLTVPYYITVANIGNVDHGAIISGYVGLILMSSAYIGIGIFASSISKNQIVAVLLALCFGIFFHFISGILAGSLSGFFGNLFNYLSTGTHFESFARGVIDTRDIIYFLSLTAAGLIAAESVLGRRKLSN, encoded by the coding sequence ATGAATAAAACATGGATATTAACACATAAGGAATTGAAAGCATTTTTCGATTCTTTAATAGCTTATATATTAATTGTTATATTTCTTGGGTTTACAGGCTTTTTCACTTGGCTACCATCAGGTGCCGACATCTTTTTTCAAGGTCAAGCTAATTTAAACTCTTTCTTCTCAATATGTTTCTGGTCGCTATTCTTTTTTATTCCGTTAATAACAATGCGTTCATTAGCAGAAGAAAACAGATCCGGAACAATTGAATTATTACTAACAAAACCTATTAGTGATTGGCAAGTTGTTTTAAGTAAATATTTATCGGCACTGATTTTAATCTGCACAGCATTATTATTAACCGTACCGTATTATATTACTGTAGCAAACATCGGTAATGTAGATCACGGCGCAATAATTTCCGGCTATGTAGGACTAATATTGATGAGCAGTGCATACATCGGTATCGGAATTTTTGCCAGCAGCATATCTAAAAATCAGATTGTGGCCGTATTACTTGCATTATGTTTTGGAATATTTTTTCATTTTATTTCCGGAATTTTGGCAGGAAGTTTAAGCGGTTTTTTCGGCAATCTATTCAACTATTTAAGTACCGGTACCCATTTCGAATCATTTGCAAGAGGTGTTATTGACACAAGGGATATCATCTACTTTTTATCATTGACGGCAGCCGGATTAATAGCAGCCGAATCCGTATTAGGAAGAAGAAAATTGTCAAACTAA
- a CDS encoding GldG family protein, which yields MKTKKQLTYSLLIILGALILVNVISVNFFKRFDNTQNKDYTMSKATKNILKNLNEPVTITAYFTKDLPPQYSKVRKDFQNVLSEYSTISKGMVRYQFIDPNTPELQQEAAQNGIYPVMINVRAKDKIEQQRAYIGAVIKAGTGVETIPIVQSESAIEYNLTMAIKKLTIVEKPFIGIIQGHGEPNMQSLNNALGEISYLYNIEPLYLSDSINLIKYKTLVINAPKSEYSLDEIAKLEEYLSYGGKLLLNLEHNTADLQSNMQITANHTGLEAWLSNYGLIIEDNVVIDKHCGNIGVQQQQGPFNMTIPMSFPYMPIISNFGDHPITEKLQGLIFLFPASIQYTGTNMEYTPLLLTSNASGTQTLPAYVNLQKKWTNSDYPLSGIAIGGVLSGSFNNGPSTSIIVIADGDYMLSQGQQRVNADNINLFANSIDWLSDDTGLIDLRSKGLSYRPIDDMEDSKKAFLKWLNFLLPIAIIICFGLINMQIRRSKRVKRMEENYVK from the coding sequence ATGAAAACAAAAAAACAATTAACATATAGTCTATTAATAATATTAGGTGCGCTTATTCTGGTAAATGTTATCTCTGTTAATTTCTTCAAAAGATTTGATAATACTCAGAATAAAGATTATACTATGAGTAAGGCTACAAAGAATATTCTAAAAAATCTTAATGAACCTGTTACAATTACTGCATATTTTACCAAAGATTTACCCCCGCAATATTCTAAAGTAAGAAAAGATTTTCAAAATGTATTGAGTGAATATTCTACCATTTCCAAAGGAATGGTCAGGTATCAATTTATTGACCCTAATACTCCCGAATTACAACAAGAAGCAGCTCAAAACGGCATTTACCCTGTTATGATTAACGTTCGTGCAAAAGATAAGATTGAGCAACAACGTGCATATATTGGAGCAGTAATTAAAGCCGGAACAGGTGTTGAAACTATTCCAATTGTTCAGAGCGAATCAGCAATCGAGTATAATTTAACAATGGCCATTAAAAAATTAACTATTGTTGAAAAACCATTTATCGGAATTATTCAAGGACATGGTGAGCCCAACATGCAATCTTTAAACAACGCTTTAGGCGAAATATCTTATTTGTATAATATTGAACCTCTTTACTTATCCGATTCTATTAATTTAATTAAATATAAAACTCTTGTTATTAACGCACCGAAATCGGAATATTCTCTTGATGAAATTGCCAAATTGGAAGAATATTTATCTTACGGAGGTAAATTACTTCTTAATTTAGAACACAACACCGCTGACCTACAATCAAATATGCAAATCACTGCTAATCATACAGGATTGGAAGCTTGGCTTTCAAATTACGGATTAATCATTGAAGATAATGTTGTTATTGATAAACATTGCGGCAATATAGGAGTACAGCAACAACAGGGTCCGTTCAACATGACAATTCCAATGTCATTTCCATACATGCCAATCATTTCTAATTTCGGAGACCATCCGATTACTGAGAAACTTCAAGGATTAATATTTCTGTTTCCAGCATCAATTCAATATACAGGAACAAACATGGAATATACTCCTTTATTGCTTACATCAAATGCTTCGGGAACTCAAACTCTGCCGGCATATGTTAATTTACAGAAAAAATGGACTAATTCGGATTATCCTCTCTCAGGAATTGCAATCGGGGGAGTTCTGTCAGGTAGTTTCAATAATGGCCCTAGCACGTCAATTATTGTGATTGCTGATGGAGATTATATGTTAAGCCAGGGACAACAAAGGGTAAATGCAGACAATATTAATTTGTTTGCCAATTCGATAGATTGGTTATCCGATGATACCGGATTAATAGACTTACGCTCTAAAGGTTTATCTTACAGACCAATTGATGACATGGAAGATAGTAAAAAAGCATTTTTAAAATGGTTGAATTTCTTATTACCAATAGCAATAATTATTTGTTTCGGATTAATAAATATGCAAATCAGAAGATCAAAACGAGTTAAAAGAATGGAGGAAAATTATGTCAAGTAA
- a CDS encoding DUF4340 domain-containing protein has product MSSKKSKRLILSICIFVILAVIVILQFTVFNKRGERNFKEILNPVDYNTIDRIEYIMPSNNIPAILTKEGNIWKITRNDTTYTADYLLVENVLRETTKVKPARIVAVSKDKLEEYDFKDDKTIPVKYFSNGKVVAEYHIGGYEFLSLPSTDPNGRPRDGMFTFIKEPKSDIIYSIWGFLRTFFNSDINLLRNKIIYNINNNDDILEVVGLFNDESNNFLLVKNADNLWVYNGNIVDDENINKINTYLQKVKSQTGIVFYQDEYSKDNVETITIKGNNFSPIVLNFYPIENTKDYVYESNTYNEGVFYDKNGSQRGRLILEF; this is encoded by the coding sequence ATGTCAAGTAAAAAAAGCAAAAGATTAATTTTAAGTATCTGTATTTTTGTAATTCTTGCAGTAATTGTAATTTTACAATTCACTGTTTTTAATAAAAGAGGTGAGCGGAATTTCAAAGAAATATTAAATCCTGTTGATTATAATACAATTGACAGAATTGAATATATTATGCCATCTAATAATATACCTGCAATATTAACAAAAGAAGGCAATATTTGGAAAATAACAAGAAACGATACTACATACACTGCTGATTATTTGCTGGTAGAAAATGTATTAAGAGAAACTACAAAAGTCAAACCTGCGCGTATTGTAGCTGTAAGTAAAGATAAATTAGAAGAATATGATTTCAAAGACGATAAGACAATTCCGGTAAAATATTTTTCAAATGGAAAAGTTGTAGCCGAATATCATATCGGAGGTTATGAATTTTTGTCGTTACCGTCTACCGATCCGAATGGAAGACCCCGTGACGGAATGTTTACATTTATTAAAGAACCTAAAAGTGATATTATTTACTCTATATGGGGGTTTCTAAGAACATTCTTTAACAGCGATATAAACTTACTGAGAAATAAAATTATCTACAATATAAATAACAACGATGACATACTTGAGGTTGTAGGCTTGTTCAACGATGAAAGTAATAATTTTTTATTAGTCAAAAATGCTGATAATTTATGGGTATATAACGGCAATATTGTTGATGATGAGAATATTAATAAGATAAATACTTATCTTCAAAAAGTAAAATCGCAAACCGGAATCGTATTCTATCAAGACGAGTATTCCAAAGATAATGTTGAAACAATAACCATTAAGGGCAATAACTTTTCTCCTATAGTACTTAACTTCTATCCCATCGAAAACACGAAAGACTATGTATATGAGTCGAATACTTATAATGAAGGTGTCTTTTACGATAAAAACGGTTCCCAGCGAGGAAGGCTCATTTTAGAATTTTAA
- a CDS encoding cyclic 2,3-diphosphoglycerate synthase: MKRNVIIIGAAGRDFHNFNMYFRDNQDYNVVAFTAAQIPDIDGKKYPKELAGKLYPNGIPIVAESELVDLIKKNKVEECIFSYSDVEYNKLMSLASIINAAGADFRLLGLDSTMLKSTKPVIATGAVRTGGGKSEASRRIVDELKALGLTVIAIRHPMPYGDLVKQAVQRFATVEDLKKHECTIEEMEEYEPHVMRDTIIYSGIDYEAILREAEKENPDVILWDGGNNDFPFIRPDLMITMVDPQRAGHELRYYPGETTLRIADVVVVNKIESADLDDLMFVRENVAYANPNALVIDAVSPTFVDKPELIRGKRVLVIEEGPTVTHGEVEYSYGSLTALKYGAAELVDPRPYAVGKLKETFEKYPDLGPILPSMGYSAQQVKDLEATIENTPCDLVVIATPIDINRIIKINKPSVKIGYELQEIGKPDFKDVIGDFAAKHNLKK, encoded by the coding sequence ATGAAAAGAAATGTAATCATTATCGGTGCAGCCGGGAGAGATTTCCACAATTTCAACATGTACTTTAGAGACAATCAGGATTATAATGTGGTAGCCTTCACTGCTGCGCAAATCCCTGACATTGACGGAAAAAAATATCCAAAAGAGTTAGCCGGAAAATTGTATCCGAACGGAATTCCAATTGTAGCAGAAAGTGAACTTGTAGATTTAATCAAGAAAAACAAAGTTGAAGAGTGTATATTCTCATACAGTGATGTAGAATATAATAAGTTAATGAGCTTGGCTTCTATAATCAATGCTGCAGGTGCTGATTTTAGATTACTTGGCTTAGATTCAACAATGTTGAAATCTACGAAACCAGTTATCGCTACAGGTGCCGTTAGAACAGGCGGCGGAAAAAGCGAAGCTTCAAGAAGAATTGTTGATGAACTTAAAGCTTTAGGTCTTACAGTAATTGCCATACGTCATCCAATGCCATATGGTGACCTTGTAAAACAAGCTGTTCAACGTTTTGCAACTGTTGAAGACTTGAAAAAACATGAGTGCACTATCGAAGAAATGGAAGAATACGAACCACACGTAATGCGTGATACCATTATTTATTCAGGTATAGATTATGAAGCAATATTACGTGAAGCTGAAAAAGAAAATCCGGATGTAATCCTTTGGGATGGTGGAAATAATGACTTCCCATTCATCCGTCCTGACCTTATGATCACAATGGTAGATCCACAAAGAGCAGGTCATGAATTACGTTACTACCCCGGAGAAACAACTTTAAGAATCGCTGATGTTGTAGTTGTTAATAAAATTGAAAGCGCTGATTTAGACGACCTTATGTTTGTTAGAGAAAATGTAGCATATGCTAATCCGAACGCTTTGGTAATTGATGCCGTTTCTCCTACATTTGTCGACAAACCTGAACTTATCAGAGGAAAACGCGTTTTAGTAATTGAAGAAGGTCCAACTGTTACTCATGGAGAAGTGGAATACAGCTACGGTAGTTTAACAGCTTTGAAATACGGTGCTGCTGAATTAGTTGATCCGAGACCTTACGCTGTGGGTAAATTGAAAGAAACATTTGAAAAATATCCGGATTTAGGTCCAATTTTACCTTCTATGGGCTATAGCGCACAACAAGTAAAAGATTTGGAAGCAACAATCGAAAATACGCCTTGCGATTTAGTAGTTATTGCCACACCTATTGATATTAACAGAATTATCAAAATCAATAAACCTTCAGTGAAGATCGGTTACGAACTTCAAGAAATCGGGAAACCTGATTTCAAAGATGTTATTGGCGATTTTGCTGCTAAACACAACTTGAAAAAATAA
- the pyrB gene encoding aspartate carbamoyltransferase has protein sequence MKNKSLISITDYNKDELLQLINLAEYFEENPEPSLLHDKVIASLFFEPSTRTRLSFETAIQRLGGKIIGFTDASTSSVQKGESLRDTITNISLYADLIVMRHPLEGAARFASEVSHVPIINAGDGANQHPTQCMLDLFSIKKTQGTLENLNITLVGDLKYGRTIHSLVQAMSNFNATFYLVSPDELRLPATIIQNIKDANLKYYEMKSLEEAIPLSDLLYMTRVQRERFADPLEYEKVKNSYILKNSMLVNSKPNLKVMHPLPRVNEISIDVDENPKAYYFQQALNGVYMREALLARILGLK, from the coding sequence ATGAAAAACAAAAGTTTAATTTCAATTACCGATTACAATAAAGATGAATTATTGCAACTCATCAATTTGGCCGAATACTTTGAAGAAAATCCGGAACCAAGCTTGCTTCATGACAAAGTTATTGCTTCTCTCTTTTTTGAACCATCCACAAGAACAAGATTGAGTTTTGAAACGGCAATACAAAGGCTTGGTGGTAAAATCATCGGATTTACCGACGCTTCTACCTCAAGCGTGCAAAAAGGAGAATCATTACGCGATACTATTACCAACATCAGTTTGTATGCCGATTTGATAGTTATGCGTCATCCTCTCGAAGGTGCGGCAAGATTTGCTTCTGAAGTTTCGCATGTGCCTATCATCAATGCGGGCGACGGTGCAAATCAGCATCCTACACAATGTATGCTCGATCTTTTTTCCATAAAGAAAACCCAAGGTACACTCGAAAATCTTAACATCACTTTAGTTGGCGATTTAAAATACGGAAGAACAATACATTCTTTAGTGCAAGCAATGTCTAATTTTAATGCAACATTCTATCTCGTCTCCCCAGATGAATTAAGATTACCGGCTACTATCATTCAAAATATTAAAGATGCAAATCTCAAATATTACGAAATGAAATCACTCGAAGAAGCAATTCCATTATCCGATTTACTTTATATGACTCGTGTACAAAGAGAACGCTTTGCCGATCCGCTTGAGTATGAAAAAGTTAAAAACAGTTACATTTTGAAAAACAGTATGCTTGTAAATTCAAAACCAAATCTTAAAGTTATGCATCCGTTGCCGAGAGTTAACGAAATCAGTATTGATGTAGATGAAAACCCAAAAGCATATTATTTTCAACAAGCATTAAATGGAGTTTACATGCGAGAAGCACTTTTAGCAAGAATTTTAGGTCTTAAATAA
- a CDS encoding aspartate carbamoyltransferase regulatory subunit, giving the protein MIMEQRKQLIVSAIENGTVIDHIPVDSLFTVVKILELEKLNEQVTIGYNFESKKYDKKGIIKVANKYFKDVELNKIALVAPSASIIVIKDFQVIEKKNVELPETIGNIVSCINPKCITNNQEVDCKFTLVNNKNEELKIKCHYCEKYTTKKNMTFK; this is encoded by the coding sequence ATGATAATGGAACAAAGAAAACAATTGATAGTTTCTGCTATCGAAAATGGCACAGTAATAGATCATATACCTGTTGACAGTTTATTTACAGTAGTAAAAATCTTGGAATTAGAAAAGCTCAACGAGCAAGTAACAATAGGCTACAATTTTGAAAGTAAAAAATACGATAAAAAAGGTATTATTAAAGTAGCTAATAAATACTTTAAAGACGTAGAATTGAACAAAATAGCATTAGTTGCCCCAAGTGCATCAATTATTGTTATCAAAGACTTTCAAGTTATTGAAAAGAAAAATGTTGAATTACCCGAAACAATCGGAAATATAGTCTCTTGCATCAATCCTAAATGTATTACAAACAATCAGGAAGTTGACTGTAAATTTACATTAGTGAACAATAAAAACGAAGAGTTGAAAATCAAATGTCATTATTGCGAGAAATATACCACTAAGAAAAATATGACTTTTAAATAA
- a CDS encoding FKBP-type peptidyl-prolyl cis-trans isomerase, protein MKLEFKTEKEKASYALGMQLGNNFQQQGFLTNLNFDYIIAGIKDQVNNQAQIDINETDQILTQFFTELQKVQSSGNIEEGEKFLAENAKRKEVVVTESGLQYEILVEGNGPKPNATSTVKTHYKGTLLDGTVFDSSYDRGEPLSFPLNQVIKAWTEALQLMPVGSKWKLYVPYYLGYGERGAGALIGPYATLIFEVELLDIEK, encoded by the coding sequence ATGAAATTAGAATTCAAAACTGAAAAAGAGAAAGCAAGCTATGCTTTAGGAATGCAACTAGGAAATAATTTTCAACAACAAGGTTTTTTGACAAATCTTAATTTTGATTATATAATTGCCGGCATAAAAGACCAGGTCAATAATCAAGCACAGATAGATATAAATGAAACAGATCAAATTTTAACCCAATTTTTTACCGAACTGCAAAAAGTACAATCATCCGGTAATATTGAAGAAGGGGAAAAATTTCTTGCCGAAAATGCAAAACGCAAAGAAGTTGTTGTAACCGAAAGCGGTTTACAATATGAAATCTTAGTTGAAGGAAACGGTCCAAAACCTAACGCAACAAGCACAGTAAAAACTCATTACAAAGGCACTTTACTCGACGGAACAGTTTTTGACAGTTCATACGACAGAGGCGAACCTTTATCATTTCCATTAAATCAGGTAATAAAAGCATGGACTGAAGCATTGCAACTAATGCCTGTAGGATCAAAATGGAAACTCTATGTTCCCTACTATTTAGGTTATGGCGAAAGAGGTGCCGGAGCACTTATCGGTCCGTATGCAACTTTGATTTTTGAAGTTGAATTACTTGATATTGAAAAATAA
- a CDS encoding RNA methyltransferase, whose amino-acid sequence MLGIKQIKSLQQRKNRIAYGMFIAEGIKTVSDIMDLGSKPEILYYIDGPNIPLKIKEQGEPVDQSLIERISCLKTPPPVFAVFKNFKENNTKIDQRIFSEMIKDHIIFLDNISDPGNFGTIIRTADWFGFKNIVCSEDTVEMYNPKVVQSTMGSIANVNIYYVKSKDFLSLAKSCNTKIYGTFLNGKNIREDRFDENSVFIIGNEANGISKEVEDFVSDRIFIPDNNPSKISESLNAGVAFSILCYRLR is encoded by the coding sequence ATGTTAGGAATTAAGCAAATAAAATCGTTACAACAAAGGAAGAATAGAATTGCTTACGGAATGTTTATTGCCGAAGGAATTAAAACAGTTTCGGATATAATGGACTTGGGTAGCAAACCTGAAATTTTATATTATATTGATGGCCCCAATATCCCTTTGAAAATCAAAGAACAAGGCGAACCTGTTGACCAATCTCTGATTGAAAGAATTTCTTGTCTAAAGACTCCCCCACCTGTTTTTGCCGTTTTCAAAAACTTTAAGGAAAATAATACTAAAATTGATCAACGCATTTTTTCCGAAATGATTAAAGATCATATAATTTTCCTTGATAACATTTCCGACCCGGGTAATTTCGGAACTATTATCAGAACTGCCGACTGGTTCGGATTCAAGAACATTGTTTGTTCCGAAGATACCGTTGAGATGTATAATCCAAAGGTTGTACAATCAACTATGGGTTCTATCGCCAATGTGAATATTTACTACGTAAAATCTAAAGATTTTCTCAGTCTTGCTAAAAGTTGTAACACAAAGATATACGGCACTTTTTTAAACGGTAAAAATATCAGAGAAGACCGGTTCGATGAGAATTCAGTCTTCATTATTGGTAATGAAGCAAATGGAATATCAAAAGAAGTAGAAGATTTCGTCAGTGACAGAATATTTATACCTGATAACAATCCATCAAAAATAAGTGAATCTTTAAATGCAGGAGTGGCATTTTCTATTTTATGTTACAGATTAAGATAG